A portion of the Gossypium arboreum isolate Shixiya-1 chromosome 8, ASM2569848v2, whole genome shotgun sequence genome contains these proteins:
- the LOC108468223 gene encoding CRIB domain-containing protein RIC7-like — MQIGLPTDVKHIAHIGADGPSVNSNAPSWMNEFKSAAPGAPNLANGGEAAKSVSQDKPEVGKSSKRSSSTNANGNGDSSLKVKRDNISQAQTSSSSSTTTDKPEQPKSSRRTSSANRTDPSLKEKRDKNSQSTQSCSSFSDMPEQPKSSKRSSSTNVKSRVEGTKEKRDKPKHSKKPSKNSSSDTVSKPKKAPKDLSQITDSNSEDLPKKSSRRKKTKDGGVSGTTKRNQTQDLDSGSEFGSESRDGSGFEDGEER, encoded by the exons ATGCAGATTGGTTTGCCAACAGATGTAAAGCATATAGCTCATATAGGAGCTGATGGGCCATCTGTAAATTCTAATGCACCCAGCTGG ATGAATGAGTTTAAATCAGCAGCACCAGGAGCACCTAATTTAGCTAATGGAGGAGAAGCTGCCAAATCTGTCTCACAAG ATAAACCAGAAGTGGGTAAATCATCAAAGCGAAGTTCATCTACAAATGCAAATGGCAACGGAGATTCTTCATTAAAAGTAAAACGTGACAATATCTCACAAGCCCAAacctcatcatcatcatcaacaacaaCAGATAAACCAGAGCAACCCAAATCATCGAGGCGCACTTCATCTGCAAACAGAACAGATCCTTCATTAAAGGAAAAACGAGATAAAAATTCACAAAGTACCCAAAGTTGTTCTTCATTTTCAGATATGCCCGAACAACCCAAATCATCAAAACGCAGTTCATCGACGAACGTGAAATCCAGGGTGGAAGGTACAAAGGAGAAACGAGATAAGCCTAAACATTCGAAGAAGCCATCGAAGAACTCTTCTTCAGATACTGTTAGCAAGCCTAAAAAAGCACCCAAAGATCTGAGTCAAATCACTGACTCGAACTCGGAAGACCTACCGAAGAAAAGCAGTCGTCGGAAAAAGACGAAAGACGGCGGCGTTAGCGGAACAACCAAGCGGAACCAGACCCAGGATTTGGATTCCGGGTCGGAGTTTGGGTCCGAATCTAGAGATGGTTCGGGTTTTGAAGATGGGGAAGAAA GGTGA